A genomic stretch from Myxococcota bacterium includes:
- a CDS encoding exodeoxyribonuclease III → MKLLSWNVNGLRAAARAGFLDWLARERPFAVCVQEIKTRPEDLPDELRNPRRYHAYWNPAERPGYSGVATFTRAEPLSVVTGVGVPALDREGRVLRLEFSDFVLVNAYFPNSQRDHARLSEKLAFCAAMLRVVNRYRRAGRHVLLCGDFNISHRDIDLANPRQNRDNAGFLPEERAWLDRFFRRHGWVDTFRSLCAEPGHYTWWSYRPGVRERNIGWRLDYFAANPELLDRVSRVRHQSDVRGSDHCPVELTLRD, encoded by the coding sequence GTGAAGCTCCTCTCCTGGAACGTGAACGGCCTACGCGCCGCGGCCCGCGCGGGCTTTCTCGACTGGCTCGCGCGCGAACGGCCGTTCGCGGTCTGCGTGCAGGAGATCAAGACGCGGCCCGAGGACCTGCCGGACGAGCTACGGAACCCGCGCCGTTACCACGCGTACTGGAATCCGGCGGAACGTCCGGGCTACAGCGGCGTGGCGACCTTCACGCGCGCCGAGCCGCTGTCGGTCGTGACCGGCGTGGGCGTGCCGGCGCTCGACCGCGAGGGCCGCGTGCTGCGGCTCGAGTTCAGTGACTTCGTGCTGGTGAACGCGTACTTCCCGAACAGCCAGCGCGACCACGCGCGGCTGTCCGAGAAGCTCGCGTTCTGCGCCGCCATGTTGCGGGTCGTGAACCGCTACCGGCGCGCGGGCAGACACGTGCTCCTGTGCGGTGACTTCAACATCTCGCACCGGGACATCGACCTCGCGAATCCGCGCCAGAACAGAGACAACGCCGGCTTTCTGCCCGAGGAGCGCGCCTGGCTCGACCGATTCTTCCGCCGCCACGGCTGGGTCGACACCTTCCGCAGCCTGTGCGCCGAGCCGGGTCACTACACCTGGTGGAGCTACCGCCCCGGCGTGCGCGAGCGGAACATCGGCTGGCGGCTCGACTACTTCGCCGCGAACCCGGAGCTCCTCGACCGGGTGAGCCGCGTGCGGCACCAGAGCGACGTGCGCGGCTCGGACCACTGCCCCGTCGAGCTAACCCTGCGCGATTGA
- a CDS encoding indolepyruvate ferredoxin oxidoreductase family protein gives MPAVLSPDPPLWERYTRGRGRVHLTGLQALVRLVLEQLRRDERAGRRIGALFSGYPGSPLAGFDGLLRSLAPLLERHHVRFVPGLNEELAATAVGGTQLLEVFPRGAWDGALGVFFAKAPGLDRALDALRHASFVGAARLGGALAVVGDDPFCKSSSLPSHSEHAFAHAFVPLFAPADPADVLRLGLAAFALSRYAGLWTGMRVVADVADAGQIFELPEHEPELARPEFEVAGAPFAPRFDPALLPPNVLRIEQELVFGRMEAVRRFAAANGLNPILSRHPRDKLGLVAAGALYRELERALALLDLDEKARERLGIRLLKVDLVWPLEAGRVREFAQGLQEIVVVDTRRGYLEEQVCAALYGGESRPGVLGQRGPGGEPWLARRSEVSGATLAADLAPHLAARLRAPGITAALESLEAANARAELAPAPTRAPHFCSGCPHSSSTRLPEGSLAGGGIGCHTMALLMPEREVRFIGAMGCEGAQWIGLAPWTATRHLFQNLGDGTYFHSGRLAVRACVAAGVPITFKLLWNGVVAMTGGQRAIGAKSLPGLVRDLLADGVRTVGLMTHEPEIAELALRDPRVRRLEREDWDAAMRELREQPGVTALVWDELCANEKQRLERRGLRARPTERLAINEDVCEGCGDCGVKSSCVSLRPVETTLGRKTRLHESSCSDDRACLAGDCPAFISIETPRRTREPFESRLAGPLPEPPALDWDGRRLEILLVGIGSTGVVTIDALLVRAAEHDGLFAAHLDQTGLAQRGGKVVSHCVLSAEPIEGSARVEPGRADVLLAFDPLGAGDREALRALDPGRTHAVAHALYVPTGADVSNPRFREPALDDLLAPLAGVTRSLAAVPAEQLADAALGQPLCANLVLLGYAWQRGLVPLSARALERAIRDNGVAVETNLRAFALGRAAAAEPALTAQLCADATPPAIGDEESLERAERLLGAGFAAVQEALGRFSDSKHSAGLLRRVAGFAADLVDYQGKRLALRYCARIAAVADAEARVESESAELTEVAARELYRVLAYKDEYEVARLLLRGPHRRWLRRQSAQDPRLRYHLHPPLLRALGLRRKLALGADAEPLLHGLVALRGLRGTVFDPFGWTRARRLERELARWYEGVLDALCGALSAESRAEAIAIAGLTGEIRGFESIKEERAARVRPVVEGRLEAMRARR, from the coding sequence ATGCCCGCGGTGCTTTCGCCGGATCCGCCGCTCTGGGAGCGATACACCCGCGGGCGCGGTCGGGTCCACCTGACCGGCCTGCAGGCGCTCGTGCGCCTGGTGCTCGAGCAGCTGCGCCGCGACGAGCGCGCGGGGCGCCGGATCGGCGCGCTGTTCTCGGGCTACCCCGGCTCGCCGCTGGCCGGCTTCGACGGGCTGCTGCGCTCGCTCGCCCCGCTGCTCGAGCGCCATCACGTGCGCTTCGTGCCGGGTCTCAACGAGGAGCTCGCCGCCACCGCCGTCGGCGGCACGCAGCTGCTCGAAGTGTTTCCGCGCGGCGCGTGGGACGGCGCGCTCGGCGTGTTCTTCGCCAAGGCGCCGGGCCTCGACCGCGCGCTCGACGCGCTGCGCCACGCGAGCTTCGTGGGCGCCGCGCGCCTGGGCGGGGCGCTCGCGGTGGTGGGCGACGACCCGTTCTGCAAGAGCTCGTCGCTGCCGAGTCACTCCGAGCACGCGTTCGCGCACGCCTTCGTGCCCTTGTTCGCGCCGGCCGACCCGGCCGACGTGCTGCGCCTCGGCCTCGCCGCCTTCGCTCTCTCGCGCTACGCGGGCCTGTGGACCGGCATGCGCGTGGTGGCCGACGTGGCCGACGCCGGCCAGATCTTCGAGCTGCCCGAGCACGAGCCCGAGCTCGCGCGGCCCGAGTTCGAGGTCGCGGGCGCGCCGTTCGCGCCGCGCTTCGACCCGGCGCTGCTGCCGCCGAACGTGCTGCGCATCGAGCAGGAGCTCGTGTTCGGCCGCATGGAGGCGGTGCGGCGCTTCGCGGCCGCGAACGGCCTGAACCCGATCCTGTCGCGTCACCCGCGCGACAAGCTGGGGCTGGTGGCGGCGGGCGCGCTCTACCGCGAGCTCGAGCGCGCGCTCGCGCTGCTCGACCTGGACGAGAAGGCGCGCGAGAGACTCGGCATCCGGCTGCTCAAGGTCGACCTGGTGTGGCCGCTCGAGGCGGGCCGCGTGCGCGAGTTCGCGCAGGGTCTCCAGGAGATCGTCGTGGTCGATACGCGGCGCGGCTATCTCGAGGAGCAGGTCTGCGCCGCGCTCTACGGCGGCGAGTCACGCCCGGGGGTGCTCGGCCAGCGCGGCCCAGGCGGTGAGCCGTGGCTGGCGCGCCGCAGCGAGGTGTCGGGCGCCACGCTGGCGGCCGACCTCGCGCCCCATCTCGCCGCGCGCCTGCGCGCGCCGGGCATCACGGCTGCGCTCGAGTCACTCGAGGCGGCGAACGCGCGCGCGGAGCTGGCGCCAGCGCCGACGCGCGCGCCGCACTTCTGCAGCGGCTGCCCGCACTCTTCGTCGACCCGCCTGCCCGAAGGCTCGCTCGCGGGCGGCGGCATCGGCTGTCACACCATGGCCCTGCTCATGCCCGAGCGCGAGGTGCGCTTCATCGGCGCGATGGGCTGCGAGGGCGCGCAGTGGATCGGGCTCGCGCCCTGGACCGCCACGCGCCACCTGTTCCAGAACCTGGGCGACGGCACCTACTTCCACTCCGGCCGGCTCGCGGTGCGCGCGTGCGTGGCCGCGGGCGTGCCGATCACCTTCAAGCTCTTGTGGAACGGCGTGGTCGCGATGACCGGCGGCCAGCGCGCGATCGGCGCCAAGTCACTCCCCGGGCTGGTGCGCGACCTCCTGGCCGACGGCGTCCGGACGGTCGGACTGATGACGCACGAGCCCGAGATCGCCGAGCTCGCGCTGCGCGACCCGCGCGTGCGGCGCCTGGAGCGCGAGGACTGGGACGCCGCCATGCGCGAGCTGCGCGAGCAGCCAGGAGTCACTGCGCTGGTCTGGGACGAGCTGTGCGCCAACGAGAAGCAGCGCCTCGAGCGGCGCGGGCTGCGCGCCCGGCCCACGGAGCGGCTCGCGATCAACGAGGACGTGTGCGAGGGCTGCGGCGACTGCGGCGTGAAGTCGTCGTGTGTCTCGCTGCGCCCGGTGGAGACCACGCTCGGGCGCAAGACGCGGCTGCACGAGAGCTCGTGCAGCGACGACCGCGCGTGTCTCGCGGGCGACTGTCCGGCGTTCATCTCGATCGAGACGCCGCGGCGCACGCGCGAGCCGTTCGAGTCACGGCTGGCGGGGCCGCTGCCCGAGCCGCCCGCGCTCGACTGGGACGGCCGCCGGCTCGAGATCCTGCTGGTCGGCATCGGCTCGACCGGCGTGGTCACGATCGATGCGCTGCTGGTGCGCGCCGCCGAGCACGACGGCCTGTTCGCCGCGCACCTCGACCAGACCGGTCTCGCGCAGCGCGGCGGAAAGGTCGTGTCGCACTGCGTGCTGTCGGCCGAGCCGATCGAGGGCAGCGCGCGCGTGGAGCCGGGCCGCGCCGACGTGCTTCTGGCCTTCGATCCGCTGGGCGCCGGCGACCGCGAGGCGCTGCGCGCGCTCGACCCGGGCCGCACGCACGCCGTGGCGCACGCGCTCTACGTGCCGACCGGGGCCGACGTGTCGAACCCGCGCTTCCGCGAGCCCGCGCTCGACGACCTGCTCGCGCCGCTCGCGGGAGTCACTCGCTCGCTCGCGGCGGTGCCGGCCGAGCAGCTCGCCGACGCGGCGCTCGGCCAGCCGCTGTGCGCCAACCTGGTGCTGCTCGGCTACGCCTGGCAGCGCGGGCTCGTGCCGCTCTCGGCGCGCGCGCTCGAGCGCGCGATCCGCGACAACGGCGTGGCGGTCGAGACCAACCTGCGCGCCTTCGCGCTGGGGCGTGCCGCCGCCGCCGAGCCCGCCCTCACGGCCCAGCTGTGCGCCGACGCCACGCCCCCCGCGATCGGCGACGAGGAGTCACTCGAGCGCGCGGAGCGGCTGCTGGGCGCCGGCTTCGCGGCGGTCCAGGAGGCGCTCGGGCGTTTCTCCGACTCGAAACACTCGGCCGGGCTGCTGCGCCGCGTGGCCGGCTTCGCCGCCGACCTGGTCGACTACCAGGGCAAGCGGCTGGCGCTGCGCTACTGCGCGCGCATCGCCGCGGTCGCCGATGCGGAGGCGCGCGTCGAGAGCGAGTCAGCCGAGCTCACCGAGGTCGCGGCGCGCGAGCTCTACCGCGTGCTCGCCTACAAGGACGAGTACGAGGTCGCGCGCCTGTTGCTGCGCGGCCCGCATCGGCGCTGGCTGCGCCGCCAGAGCGCCCAGGACCCGCGCCTGCGCTACCACCTGCACCCCCCGCTGCTGCGGGCGCTCGGCCTGCGCCGGAAGCTCGCGCTCGGCGCCGACGCTGAGCCGCTGCTGCACGGGCTCGTGGCGCTGCGCGGGCTGCGCGGCACGGTCTTCGACCCGTTCGGCTGGACCCGCGCGCGCCGCCTCGAGCGCGAGCTCGCGCGCTGGTACGAGGGCGTGCTCGACGCGCTGTGCGGGGCCTTGTCAGCGGAGAGCCGCGCCGAGGCGATCGCGATCGCCGGACTCACCGGTGAGATCCGCGGCTTCGAGTCGATCAAGGAGGAGCGCGCCGCGCGCGTGCGCCCCGTGGTAGAGGGGCGCCTGGAAGCCATGCGGGCGCGCCGCTGA
- the nrtS gene encoding nitrate/nitrite transporter NrtS — MGEWLRLASDGAVVRRALRTAVIVGSILIAINHGSALLHGDVDALRVFRMCLTVLVPYAVSTSSSVAALRSVQRTGEAKSSAQSPKRSSSA; from the coding sequence ATGGGGGAATGGCTCCGGCTGGCGAGCGATGGCGCCGTGGTGCGCCGCGCGCTGCGCACGGCGGTGATCGTGGGCTCGATCCTGATCGCGATCAACCACGGCTCGGCGCTCCTGCACGGCGACGTCGACGCGCTGCGCGTGTTTCGCATGTGTCTCACGGTGCTGGTGCCGTACGCGGTCTCGACCAGCTCGAGCGTGGCCGCGCTGCGCTCGGTTCAGCGGACCGGCGAGGCCAAGAGCTCGGCGCAGTCGCCGAAGCGCAGCTCGTCGGCGTAG
- a CDS encoding TIGR03621 family F420-dependent LLM class oxidoreductase: MSKPFRFAVQLHSLPKDSWADRVRAIERMGYASIFVPDHFGPQWDPTALLAAAAAVTTKLRVGSLVYDVDYRHPVIHAKGAATIQLLSGGRHEFGIGAGWMQTDYDEAGMSYDSPGTRIARLEEALQIIQSMWQNERTSFAGKHYKITNVARAAEPAFPSPKVLIGGGGPKVLRLAGRHADIVGINPTLVEGKVTPRTAADLAPEKLDEKLRWVREGAEAAGRSYRDIEINSLTFVVAITDDPKGLRAALGANTGMTPEQIADCPMFLTGSPAEIRDGLEKRRERYGFSYIVIQGRDPAVVESFAEKIVAPLAGK, from the coding sequence ATGAGCAAGCCCTTCCGCTTCGCAGTCCAGCTCCACTCACTCCCCAAGGACTCCTGGGCCGACCGCGTGCGCGCGATCGAGCGCATGGGATACGCGTCGATCTTCGTGCCCGACCACTTCGGCCCGCAGTGGGACCCGACCGCCCTGCTGGCCGCGGCGGCGGCGGTGACCACCAAGCTCCGGGTCGGGTCACTCGTGTATGACGTCGACTACCGCCACCCGGTCATTCATGCCAAGGGCGCCGCCACCATCCAGCTGCTCTCGGGCGGGCGCCACGAGTTCGGGATCGGCGCGGGCTGGATGCAGACCGACTACGACGAAGCGGGCATGAGCTACGACTCGCCGGGCACGCGCATCGCGCGCCTGGAGGAGGCGCTGCAGATCATCCAGAGCATGTGGCAGAACGAGCGCACGAGCTTCGCGGGCAAGCACTACAAGATCACGAACGTGGCGCGCGCCGCCGAGCCCGCGTTCCCGAGCCCCAAGGTGCTGATCGGCGGCGGTGGGCCCAAGGTGCTGCGCCTGGCCGGCCGGCACGCCGACATCGTGGGCATCAACCCGACGCTGGTCGAAGGCAAGGTGACTCCGCGCACCGCCGCCGACCTCGCGCCCGAGAAGCTCGACGAGAAGCTGCGCTGGGTGCGCGAGGGCGCCGAGGCCGCGGGCCGCAGCTACCGCGACATCGAGATCAACTCACTCACCTTCGTCGTGGCCATCACCGACGACCCGAAGGGCCTGCGCGCCGCGCTGGGGGCGAACACCGGCATGACGCCCGAGCAGATCGCCGACTGCCCGATGTTCCTCACTGGCTCGCCGGCCGAGATCCGCGACGGCCTCGAGAAGCGGCGCGAGCGCTACGGCTTCTCGTACATCGTGATCCAGGGCCGCGACCCGGCCGTGGTCGAGAGCTTCGCCGAGAAGATCGTCGCGCCACTCGCGGGCAAGTAG